A genomic region of Dunckerocampus dactyliophorus isolate RoL2022-P2 chromosome 8, RoL_Ddac_1.1, whole genome shotgun sequence contains the following coding sequences:
- the gata2b gene encoding endothelial transcription factor GATA-2b isoform X2 encodes MDVAADQPRWMHPHAMLNGQHPDSHHHSLGHNYMEPSAQLLPPDEVDVFFNHLDSQGNPYYHNPARARVSYSQAHARLTGTQVCRPHLIHSPGISWLEGGKAALSAHHHHHNAWAVSPFSKPSLHHPGSASPGGLSAVYPCSGTSNAASAPSLTPPSHSSPHLYTFPPTPPKDVSPDPAAASPSTDEKESIKYHVSLSEGMKMEGSSPMRSSLASMGAHSASTHHPIPTYPTYSLPSAHEYGGSLFHPGSLPASFIPKSKGKTRSCTEGRECVNCGATSTPLWRRDSTGHYLCNACGLYHKMNGQNRPLIKPKRRLVNRPLTMKKEGIQTRNRKMSSKTKKMKRASDSYEEYTKSLHDKNSTFSSLAGHMSMGHLPPFSHAGHMLPTPTPIHPSFGHPHHSNMVTAMG; translated from the exons ATGGATGTAGCGGCTGATCAGCCCCGCTGGATGCACCCCCACGCCATGCTAAACGGACAGCACCCGGACTCGCACCATCACAGCCTAGGCCACAACTACATGGAGCCCTCGGCACAGCTGCTGCCCCCGGACGAGGTGGACGTCTTCTTTAACCACCTGGACTCTCAAGGAAACCCGTACTACCACAACCCTGCCAGGGCCAGAGTGTCGTACAGCCAGGCTCACG CTCGCCTGACGGGCACTCAAGTGTGCCGGCCTCATCTCATCCACAGCCCGGGCATCTCATGGCTGGAGGGCGGCAAAGCGGCTCTGtcagcccaccaccaccaccacaacgcGTGGGCCGTGAGCCCCTTCAGCAAGCCCAGTCTCCACCACCCGGGCTCCGCTTCCCCCGGAGGCCTGTCGGCAGTCTACCCGTGCAGCGGCACCTCAAACGCGGCCTCCGCGCCTTCCCTCACGCCGCCGTCCCATTCGAGCCCGCACCTGTACACCTTCCCCCCGACGCCGCCGAAGGATGTCTCACCAGACCCCGCGGCGGCCTCGCCGAGCACGGACGAGAAGGAATCTATTAAATATCACGTTTCGCTGTCCGAGGGGATGAAGATGGAGGGTTCGAGCCCGATGAGAAGCAGCCTGGCCTCCATGGGAGCTCACAGCGCGTCCACCCACCACCCCATACCGACGTATCCCACCTACTCGCTGCCTTCGGCCCACGAGTACGGCGGCAGTCTGTTCCACCCGGGCAGCCTGCCTGCCAGCTTCATCCCCAAGAGCAAAGGCAAGACTCGGTCCTGCACCG AGGGCAGAGAGTGTGTGAACTGCGGCGCCACATCCACGCCTCTGTGGAGACGTGACAGCACCGGACACTACCTGTGCAACGCTTGCGGGCTGTACCACAAGATGAACGGCCAGAACCGACCACTCATCAAACCTAAACGCAGACTG GTGAACCGACCCCTGACCATGAAAAAAGAGGGAATACAAACGAGAAACAGGAAAATGTCCAGCAAGACCAAAAAAATGAAGCGGGCCAGTGACAGCTATGAGGAATATACCAAAAGTCTTCATGACAAGAACTCTACCTTCAGCTCCCTGGCAGGACACATGTCCATGGGCCACTTGCCGCCTTTCAGCCATGCCGGACATATGCTGCCCACTCCCACCCCAATACACCCGTCCTTTGGCCACCCGCACCACTCCAACATGGTGACGGCCATGGGCTAG
- the gata2b gene encoding endothelial transcription factor GATA-2b isoform X1, whose amino-acid sequence MDVAADQPRWMHPHAMLNGQHPDSHHHSLGHNYMEPSAQLLPPDEVDVFFNHLDSQGNPYYHNPARARVSYSQAHARLTGTQVCRPHLIHSPGISWLEGGKAALSAHHHHHNAWAVSPFSKPSLHHPGSASPGGLSAVYPCSGTSNAASAPSLTPPSHSSPHLYTFPPTPPKDVSPDPAAASPSTDEKESIKYHVSLSEGMKMEGSSPMRSSLASMGAHSASTHHPIPTYPTYSLPSAHEYGGSLFHPGSLPASFIPKSKGKTRSCTEGRECVNCGATSTPLWRRDSTGHYLCNACGLYHKMNGQNRPLIKPKRRLSAARRAGTCCANCQTTTTTLWRRNANGDPVCNACGLYYKLHNVNRPLTMKKEGIQTRNRKMSSKTKKMKRASDSYEEYTKSLHDKNSTFSSLAGHMSMGHLPPFSHAGHMLPTPTPIHPSFGHPHHSNMVTAMG is encoded by the exons ATGGATGTAGCGGCTGATCAGCCCCGCTGGATGCACCCCCACGCCATGCTAAACGGACAGCACCCGGACTCGCACCATCACAGCCTAGGCCACAACTACATGGAGCCCTCGGCACAGCTGCTGCCCCCGGACGAGGTGGACGTCTTCTTTAACCACCTGGACTCTCAAGGAAACCCGTACTACCACAACCCTGCCAGGGCCAGAGTGTCGTACAGCCAGGCTCACG CTCGCCTGACGGGCACTCAAGTGTGCCGGCCTCATCTCATCCACAGCCCGGGCATCTCATGGCTGGAGGGCGGCAAAGCGGCTCTGtcagcccaccaccaccaccacaacgcGTGGGCCGTGAGCCCCTTCAGCAAGCCCAGTCTCCACCACCCGGGCTCCGCTTCCCCCGGAGGCCTGTCGGCAGTCTACCCGTGCAGCGGCACCTCAAACGCGGCCTCCGCGCCTTCCCTCACGCCGCCGTCCCATTCGAGCCCGCACCTGTACACCTTCCCCCCGACGCCGCCGAAGGATGTCTCACCAGACCCCGCGGCGGCCTCGCCGAGCACGGACGAGAAGGAATCTATTAAATATCACGTTTCGCTGTCCGAGGGGATGAAGATGGAGGGTTCGAGCCCGATGAGAAGCAGCCTGGCCTCCATGGGAGCTCACAGCGCGTCCACCCACCACCCCATACCGACGTATCCCACCTACTCGCTGCCTTCGGCCCACGAGTACGGCGGCAGTCTGTTCCACCCGGGCAGCCTGCCTGCCAGCTTCATCCCCAAGAGCAAAGGCAAGACTCGGTCCTGCACCG AGGGCAGAGAGTGTGTGAACTGCGGCGCCACATCCACGCCTCTGTGGAGACGTGACAGCACCGGACACTACCTGTGCAACGCTTGCGGGCTGTACCACAAGATGAACGGCCAGAACCGACCACTCATCAAACCTAAACGCAGACTG TCGGCAGCCAGACGAGCAGGCACCTGTTGTGCTAACTGTCAGACGACCACCACAACGCTCTGGCGACGCAACGCTAATGGAGACCCGGTGTGCAACGCCTGCGGCCTCTATTACAAACTGCATAAT GTGAACCGACCCCTGACCATGAAAAAAGAGGGAATACAAACGAGAAACAGGAAAATGTCCAGCAAGACCAAAAAAATGAAGCGGGCCAGTGACAGCTATGAGGAATATACCAAAAGTCTTCATGACAAGAACTCTACCTTCAGCTCCCTGGCAGGACACATGTCCATGGGCCACTTGCCGCCTTTCAGCCATGCCGGACATATGCTGCCCACTCCCACCCCAATACACCCGTCCTTTGGCCACCCGCACCACTCCAACATGGTGACGGCCATGGGCTAG